A segment of the Corylus avellana chromosome ca2, CavTom2PMs-1.0 genome:
caatttttttgaatcCGAATAAGAATTTAAAAGACAACATTGAAATATATGAATGATTGACTTTTCAAATCTTGAAAGAATCagtgaattaattacaaataaatCATTGTAGCCGGCTATCAAATAGCCAGGCCAAGCTCATCTCAGCATTTCATGGTTTGTTTCCCATCTGTGCCGGGTTTGATCAATGGTCGTAGTGTTGGTTGCTATGTCAAACTTTTTGGGCTTACTGACAACTAGTGTTTGCTATTCTCAGCTGCACTCTCTTCCTTCCCAAGTGCAACAACTACTTTCTTCAGGATGGCTTCAGTTGGTTGGTGTGAATTCTCCAAAGCCTTCGAAATTGCTTGCCATTTCTCACCATGTTTAGGTTCTGCAGCAATGCATCTCTTTAGCACATCCTTCTGGTTCTCCTCACTCCCATGCTGAAGTTCAAATTTGTAGTATAATGCCCAGAAATCACCAAAATCTGGCGCAAGCGTCACTGCCCTGTTGAGCCAAGTCCTAGCTTTATCCACCTTCCTGTCATGCCAGAACAGCTTGGCTACAGCAGCAATGACATGGGGATCATGATCACATTTCTTGAGAGCATCCATACTCTTGGATTTACGTTGGGGCCGGGGGACCATCTCAATCGAAGCCGCCCACAGAATACCACTATTGGGACTTTCCTGCAATGCCTTCGCCATCAATATATCAGCTTCCTTCTTATTGCCATGCCTCATTTCAGCTCGAACTGCCACGAGCCAGAGTTCAGGGTTCTGGGGATTCTTCTTCCTGGCCATGGTGAGGAATGCTCGAGCTTTACTCAGCCCATTCATCTTTTCCTCCAGATTAGCAAGAGAAAGCCAAAGGTGTATACAACTAGAGCAGTGCTTCAGACCCAACTCGTAAGCTTCCTTAGCTTTCTCCAAGTGACCAAGCCTCTCCTCCAGCTGTCCAAGCATCAGCCACAACTTGAAGAACGAAGGGAAGCGTTTCAACCCTTCGTCCAACAACCTCCTCTCTTCTTCAGTATTCCCCAACTCTCTCTCCACAATGGCCAATTTCATCCAGACTCTCTCCGTCCCTCCTAGCTCTCGGGCCTTAGCAAGAAGCATTCTAGCTCTCTCAGGCTCATGATTCTCAAACTCAAGCTTAAAAGCCGCAAGCCAAATCTCCTCCGAATTGGGAATCGCAGCATAAGCTTCCTGCAGGATTGCTCGTGCAGCAGGCACATCCCCAGCAAGCCACTTCTCCTTGGCACCCATAAGCCACAAAACCTCGGCCTGTGGCCGGTAAGTAACTGCCTTACGAAGCAAAGCATCAAGGGACTCCCTAGTCCCATGGCTCTTCTCAAGCTGCGCAGCTTTGAGCCAAATGCTCTTCTTGGTCAAGAACACACTTAATGCATGAGCATATATAGCTCTAGCCGTCTCAATGGACCCCCGTTTCTTACACTCCTCCGCATCTGCCACCCATGTCCTCTTCCTATCCTCCTCCTCCACTCCAATCCCAATTGTATTCCCAATAATAGCCCGGCAAGTCGCCACGGACCCGGCACACTCCGCAGCCTCGGCCTCCTTCATCCAAGCCTCCCTATCAATCTCCAACCCCTCTCTCTGCAACGCCCTTATACCTCTTTCTATGATCTTCCTCACCATCCCCGTATTCCCATTGGCCTCCTCCAACTTCGCCGCTGTTATCCAAATCGCAGGCTCCTTTGTCAGCCTCTCTCTCGCCCTATTCAACACCTTCCTCGCACTCTCATACGTCTCCAATCTTGCCAATGCCAACCACAACTCCACATGCAAGGGGCAACACTCCACAGCCCTGTGAAGCAACAACCTCGCGTCCTCCTCGTTCGCAAGCTCAACCACTGCCTTCCAGAGCCGAACGGAGTCTGGTATGCGCTCCAAACCTTTCCTCAACACCTTGCTCTTCTTGTTCACATCGTCATGTTCCAATTTTGCCGCTTGCAGCCAGAGCTTGACCGAATTCGGTATCATTTTCACCCCTCTGGCAATGACCGCCTTAGCCTCGTCGGGGGTCGCCAGCCTACAGGCCTCCAGCCACACGTCCTCGCTATTCGGGCACTCACAGCCCTTCTGCATCAGCTGCCTCGCAGCCGCAATCTTCCCAGCTACCTCCTCCAGCCTTGCCGCTGCAATCCACCCCGGTGGGTGCTTCGGATTCGTCTGCGTCACGCTCTTGAGTAACAATCGAACCTTCTTGGTGTACGAAATCTCGGCGTCGCTCGTGATCTTCATGCTCTTCAAATCGGTGAGATAGCCTTTCGGATCCACGACGGTTTGTCCTGACACCGAATCTGACAACCGATCGAGTTTCAACGACAGCACTGTGCCTCTTCCTTCGCCGACGGCGGTCAAATCCGTGACCGGAGTTTGCGACCAGGGCGTCTCGGTGCCGCTGGCAGAACGGCTCTTCGGGTCCAATGCGGTGACGTGCTCTTTCTCCTGCCGAGCTTTTTCCAAAAGAGTGTCTGGCACCGGGACGAAGCTCTTGAATCGCTTCTTCTTGTTCCGGAGTGAGTAGTCTCCGATTTCGGGGATGCTCTCCCACTCCTGCGCCGATACAGTGTACAGCTTCCTCTTGAGATCGGCAAACTGCTCGGTGATCTTCGGGTTTGAAGCTCGGTACTTCTCGATCTCCTCCTTCAACCTGGCTTCCCTCCGGTCCTTTCGGCGAGAGTCCATGCGCTTGTCGATGGCCTCCCAAACGGCGTCGGCCTCCTTGTCGTCCTCGTCGTACTCGGTGGAGGCAAAGAGACCGACATCGTTTCCTTCGAACTCGTCGAATTTCTGGTTCTCGTCATACCACTTGTCTTCGGCGTCGTCGTCCTCGTCGGGCTTCCCGCGGCCCCGGCCCTGCCCGGGAGGCCCGCCGACGGTGGCGGCGGATCGGTCGGGGAGGTCCGGGGCAGCGCGGGCGGGTCCAATATCGGATCGGGTGGTGAAGCCCGTGGCGCCACGGCCGAGACCAGCGACATAGTTGGGAGGGGGCTTGGAGTTGAGGAACTCGACCTTGGGCGGCTGGGATCCACCGAGGAGAGGGACGTGGAGGGTGAGGGTGGAGAGCGGGGTGACGTTAAGGCGGGAGAGGAGGACGGCGTCGTGTTGAGGGGGTAGAGGGTTGGAGTGGGAGAGGAAGAGGCGGTGGAGGAGGTGGGTGTGGTGGTGGATGGAGAGCTTGAGGGAGTGGAGGGTGGTGGTGGAT
Coding sequences within it:
- the LOC132171880 gene encoding protein STABILIZED1-like, which codes for MVFITLPTHKTLTLTLDPSTTTLHSLKLSIHHHTHLLHRLFLSHSNPLPPQHDAVLLSRLNVTPLSTLTLHVPLLGGSQPPKVEFLNSKPPPNYVAGLGRGATGFTTRSDIGPARAAPDLPDRSAATVGGPPGQGRGRGKPDEDDDAEDKWYDENQKFDEFEGNDVGLFASTEYDEDDKEADAVWEAIDKRMDSRRKDRREARLKEEIEKYRASNPKITEQFADLKRKLYTVSAQEWESIPEIGDYSLRNKKKRFKSFVPVPDTLLEKARQEKEHVTALDPKSRSASGTETPWSQTPVTDLTAVGEGRGTVLSLKLDRLSDSVSGQTVVDPKGYLTDLKSMKITSDAEISYTKKVRLLLKSVTQTNPKHPPGWIAAARLEEVAGKIAAARQLMQKGCECPNSEDVWLEACRLATPDEAKAVIARGVKMIPNSVKLWLQAAKLEHDDVNKKSKVLRKGLERIPDSVRLWKAVVELANEEDARLLLHRAVECCPLHVELWLALARLETYESARKVLNRARERLTKEPAIWITAAKLEEANGNTGMVRKIIERGIRALQREGLEIDREAWMKEAEAAECAGSVATCRAIIGNTIGIGVEEEDRKRTWVADAEECKKRGSIETARAIYAHALSVFLTKKSIWLKAAQLEKSHGTRESLDALLRKAVTYRPQAEVLWLMGAKEKWLAGDVPAARAILQEAYAAIPNSEEIWLAAFKLEFENHEPERARMLLAKARELGGTERVWMKLAIVERELGNTEEERRLLDEGLKRFPSFFKLWLMLGQLEERLGHLEKAKEAYELGLKHCSSCIHLWLSLANLEEKMNGLSKARAFLTMARKKNPQNPELWLVAVRAEMRHGNKKEADILMAKALQESPNSGILWAASIEMVPRPQRKSKSMDALKKCDHDPHVIAAVAKLFWHDRKVDKARTWLNRAVTLAPDFGDFWALYYKFELQHGSEENQKDVLKRCIAAEPKHGEKWQAISKALENSHQPTEAILKKVVVALGKEESAAENSKH